TCTCCTCGCCCAAGGATCGAAAGCCGGGTCCAGATCACCCTTGGAGATCGAGACTGATTCAACCAAAACCAGTCGTACTGACAAAATCACTGAGCAGTAAGACTGACAAAGTCATTGAGCATTGACAGTCGAATGACTTCACTCTAGGTTTTTTACCTCTGACAAGTTAGGCTAAGTCGTATGGCTTCACGCTCAGAGGCAACTCGCCAGCTTCGGGTCTTCGTCCAGCGGCAGGAAGCCGTGGCGGTTGAAGGCGCGGCCGATCTCGTCGTTCGTGAAGCGGTAGACGCGCTTGAGCCAGTCCACCTGGTAGAGGCGGTTGGTGCGGTCCATGGGAGTCCACGGGTGCTCCTCCAGCGGAGTGTGCTTCACAGGGAAGAAGGGCGAGTAGTAGACGCGCTTCAGATTCCAGTCGCCGTAGAGCTGGTCGATGCGCGTGAAGATATCGCGGTCCGTCTCGTTGGCAGCGCCGACGACGAGCTGCGTCGCCTGGCCGACCGCGCCGTTGCCGTGCTTGCGGGTCAGGGTGTCCACCCACTCCATCGGGGCGAGTATGTCCTTTTGAAGGTCCTTCATCGTGCTGATCTTCCGCATGTGCTCCGCAGTGGGCGTTTCCATGTTCACGGACAGGCGGGTGCCCAGGCGGTAGGCCTCCTCGACGAGGGGGTAGCTTGCGCCGGGCATGATTTTCATGTGGATGTAGCCCTTGAAGCCGTGCTTGTTGCGGATGGAGTCCACCACCTTGAGGAGCTTCTCGGTGGTCTTTGAGCCGTCGCCGGCGATGCCGGAGCTGAGGAAAAGGCCGGCGACGGTCTCCCGGCGCTGGAGGTCCATGAAAAGGTTGGCGAGCTCGTCCACTTTGAAGGCGTAGCGCTTGCGCGGCACCCAGTGGCTGTTGGGGCAGTAGAAGCAGTCCATCTTGCACACGTCGGTGAACATGACGCGCAGGAGGCTGATCGTCTTGCCGTTGGGCATCTGCGCCCTGTACACGCCGGGGACGGGGCTGCGGTCGGACGCGGAGTACGGGAGGCGCGACTCCCTGGGGCCGCCGTCGCGCGATGCGGTGTTGCCGCGCCTGGCAAGGAACGCGGCGGAGTTGGCCGGCACGGGGCTTGACGGCTTGGAGAGGATGTCGTCGGAGGCCATGCCGCCGAGGTAAATGAGCTTCTCGTAGACATCGGGCGAGTGGGTGATGAGCAATGGGGGTCCCTCCCTGGCGGGCTGGCTGGACGAGTTGGACTAGTTGGACTTTGTGGACGATTAGAGCGTATAGTACGCATGTTCTGTCAGAGGAGGAGTTTTGGCAACGGGGATTGACAGAGCTATCGGACTGCTGCGCCGCGCGATTCGATGAACTTTGGGAGGGGAGACCTGGCCGCGAAGTAGGCGTATAATCATAGCTATGAACAGTGAGGCAGAGGAAAAGGCCAGACTAAGATGCATCAGGTGTGGACATAGCTGGATCCCGCGCAAAAGCAATCCGGTGCAGTGCCCAGCATGCCATTCCGCCTATTGGTCGCGACCGAAGTCGCAAAGCCCCAAAGCCGCGATCGAGCTTTTTGTGCCTCTTTTTCGACTTATGAACAGGCTTCGCGACGACGGCATAATCAAGGATTGGGCAATATTTGGGTCGGTAGCCTTTCTCTACCACGGCGAACTCGTTATCACCAGAGACGTTGACGTTGTGGTGGAGTGCTCCGTTTCAGAATACGAGGGCACATTGCTTCCGATTCTGCGCCAGTACGGCCGTGAGGACCCGCCAGGCGTGTTCGATTTGAGGACAAAGAAGCTCCAGGTGATTCCAACTGCAGATAAGAAGCTTTACCCCGAACTCGTGGAGAGGGCGGTGACGGCGACCGTGGACGACGTGCCCGTCCGGGTGGCAGTCCCGGAGCATCTGATCATAGAGGCGCTGGACCGGTGGGATTCCAGAAAGCTTGATCCGATGCGAGTCGTATCGCTGTACCCCAAGGCCAACCGGAAATACCTCTATCAATTGATAAAGAAGTATGAAAAAGAAGACCGCAGACTCATCAAGAACATCAAGAGCCTCGGACCGTTCATCAACGGCCCGCTCTTCGGATAGAAGGCCGGAGGAGGTCTGGAAGGCTCGCGCTGCCGCGCGGGAGGCGGAGCGAAACATGTCTTTCGAGGATAAGCTGCGCATTCTGGACGAGCTGTTGATAGAGCTGGCGACCCCTGGCCCTCTCCCCGACTTGCACCCTACAAACCCCATTCAAACCACATCCCGTACACCCGCTTCGAAGGGTCGACGCTAGCGGACCGAAGCGCCGCGCGATTCGATGATCTTTGGGAGGGCGGTGGAGAACTGGCCTTTCGCGAGGACGTGGTCCGCGCCGAGCTTGCGGGCGGCGTCCATGCCGGCGATGTCCGCGTGGGGGCCGAATGCGACGACCTTCACGGCGTCCTTGCGGGCATCGCGCAGGTCCATCAGGATGGCGGCCCAGGCGGAGCTATCCGCCTCGAAGTCGATGAGGACCAGGACGGGCCGTGCCGCCTCATACTCCTTGCTGAACTGGTCGAGCGTGGTTACGAATTTGCAGTCGACGCCGAGGGCGTCGGTGACGTTCTGGATGCGCGGCAGCAGGAACAGGTTACTGCCTACTACGATGACCTTCTCTTTGCCCGCCATTGTGAGCCTCCGACTGGTGCTGCAACGATGGTATCATGGTGGGCGCAGAGACAATTATGAAGTATGAATTGAAGGCGGTGTGTGATGTCCCGTGAGCGGTCGAAGGAAATGTATGCCGCCGCCAGGCAGGTCATCCCCGGCGGCGTGAATAGCCCGGCGAGGTCCTGGCGGTCTGTCGGCGGCGAGCCGCTGTTTATTGCGAAGGCGAAGGGGCCGCGCATCTGGGACGTGGACGGCAACAGCTACATCGACTACGTTGCGAGCTGGGGGCCGATGATTCTGGGGCACGCGCCGGACGCGGTGATAGCGGCGATCAAGCAGACGGCGGAGCGCGGCACCAGCTACGGCGCGCCGACAGAGATGGAGACGACGCTGGCGCAGCTCGTCGTCAAGGCGATGCCGTCCATCGAGATGGTGCGCTTCGTCAGCTCCGGCACCGAGGCGGGGATGAGCGCGCTGAGGCTCGCGCGGGCGTTCACGAAGCGCGACAAGATCATCAAGTTCGACGGCGGCTACCACGGCCACGCGGACGCGCTGCTGGTGAGCGCGGGCTCCGGCGCGGCGGCGCACGGCATCCCGGACAGCGCGGGCGTGACGGCCTCGTTCGCGAAGGACACGCTCGTTTCGGAGTTCAACGACATCGAGTCAGTGGAGAAGCACTTCAAGGCGTTCCCGGACCAGATCGCGGCCATCATCGTCGAGCCCATCCCGGCGAACATGGGCGTCGTCATTCCGAAGTCCGGATTCCTGGAGGGGCTGCGCAAGACGGCGGACAGGTACGGCGCGCTGCTGATCTTCGACGAGGTCATCACCGGCTTCCGCGTGGGGTACGGCGGCGCGCAGGCGCTTTACGGAGTGAAGCCGGACATCACGTGCCTGGGCAAGATCATCGGCGGCGGTATGCCGGTGGGCGCGTACGGCGGCCGCCGCGACGTCATGCAGACCGTCTCGCCCCTAGGGCCGATGTACCAGGCGGGCACCCTCTCCGGCAACCCCGTCGCGATGGCGGCGGGCATTGCGACGCTGGAGGCGCTGGCGAAGCCGGGCGTGTACGAGGCGCTGGAGGCGAAGGGCTTCCGGCTGGCGTGGGGCCTTCAGAAGGCGTTCAAGAAGTCGGTCACGATCAACCGCGTGGGCTCGATGATGACCGTATTCTTCACGACGAGCCCCGTGACGGCGTGGCAGTCCGTTGCGACGACTGACAAGGCGGCGTACGGGCGCTTCTTCCACAAGATGCTGGAAGAGGGCGTCTACCTGGCGCCGGCCAACTTCGAGGCGTTCTTCGTCTCCACCGCGCACACGGACGCGGACATAGACGCGACGGTGGCCGCGGCGGGGAGAGTGGTGGGGAAGGGGATTTAGGGGTGTTCCTCCTCTCCCCGAGGGAGAGGCCTTTGCGGCTCTGCGCAAAGGGTGAGGGCTACGGCTGTTGGATCGATGGCGATGGCTGTAGGGCCGGCACCCCGCCAACTTCTCTCTCCCCAGCCCTCTCTCTCCGATCCATTCGCAGAGCCTCAGGACTAGCTTCAGAGAGAGGGGGTAAGGCAGGCAGCCAACAGCCAAACAGCCTTAGCCCTCACCCTACGGATAAGGCCCCGTAGGCCTCTCCCTCGGGGAGAGGAGGAACAGCCGCCCTCACCGGTCCGTCCGCCGCGGCGGACCGGACCACCTCTCCCGCGGACCCGGGAGAGGAACAAAGCGAACAGCCGACACCCTCTCTGTCCCGCAAAGCCGGGACATCTCACCCATCAAGGGGGAGAAACGATGACCTCCCCGGCCGTTCCCAGCACCCAGCACCTAGCACCCAGAACCCCTCTCTCTACGTCCTCTGCGCTCTCTGCGGTTAAACCGTCTTCGCCCCCGCCGTCGTCGCTGCCTTCCTCAATCGCGTGATGGACTCCGCTACGCCGCCTTCGCCGGCGTAGACTGCGTTGCCGGCGACCAGGACTGTGGCGCCGGCGGCTACTGCCGTGCGGATGGTGGTGGGGTTGATGCCGCCGTCTACCTCAAGCTCGGTGGGGAGGCGGCGCTGGTCGATGAGGGCGCGGATGCGGGCGATTTTGCTTACCTGGCTTTCGATGAAGGACTGGCCGCCGTAGCCGGGGTTGACGGTCATGACGACGACCATGTCCAGGTCCGGGAGCAGATATTCCAGCGCGGCGACGGGTGTGGCCGGGCTGAGGGCGAGGCCCGCCTTGAGGCCGGCGGACTTGATCTGCTGGAGGGTGCGGTGGAGGTGGCCGCCGACCTCTGCGTGGACCGTGACGATGTTCGCGCCGCCGTCCGCGAGGTCTTTGATGAAGTCCTGCGGGCGGGACACCATCATGTGGACGTCCAGCGGCAGGTCGGTCCAGCGGCGGATGGCCTTGACCATCTTGGGGCCGAATGTTATGTCCGGGACGAAGTGGCCGTCCATGACATCCACGTGGACCATGTCCGCGCCGCCTTTCGATGCCTCCGCGACCTGCTCGCCGAAGCGGCTGAAGTCGGCGGAGAGTATCGAAGGGGCTATCTTGATTCTGCCTTTAGAGAGCATGTTCGGCCTTCAGCCTTTCCCGCGCCTCGGCCAGCGCCTGGTCCACCCGCGCGGGGGCGGTGCCGCCCGGCACGTCGCGCGCCTCGATGGACGATTCGACGGAGAGGGCCAGCACGGAGCCCTCGAAGTGCATCGAGAACTTCTGGTAGGTCTCCAGCGGCAGCTCGTGGAGCTTCTTGCCGTGCTCAACGGCGTACGCCGAGAGCCGCTTCACGATGCCGTGCGCCTCGCGGAAGGGCAGGCCCTTCTCCACCAGGTAGTCCGCGATGTCCGTCGCCAGGACGTTGCTCGCCTGGGCGGCCTCGTACATGCGCTTGGGGCGGAGCTCCATCGTCTCGATCATACCCGTCGTGACGGTGATCGTGGGGATGAGGGTATCGACGGTGTCGAAGAAGCCCTCCTTGTCCTCCTGCATGTCGCGGTTGTAGGTCATGGGGAGGCCCTTCATCATCGTCAGGAGGCCCATGAGGTTGCCGTAGACGCGGCCGGTCTTGCCGCGAGCGAGCTCCGCGTAGTCCGGGTTGCGCTTCTGGGGCATGATGCTGCTGCCGGTGGTGTAGGTGTCGCTCATCTTGATGAAGCCGAACTCCTCGGACGACCAGAAGACGAGCTCCTCGGCCATGCGCGAGAGGTGCATCATCGCGATCGCAGCGGCGGACTGGAAGTCCAGGAGAAAGTCGCGGTCGGAGACGGCGTCCATGCTGTTCGCCGAGATCGCCGTGAAGCCGAGCTCCCCCGCGACGGTGTAGCGGTCGATGTTGTACGGGACGCCCGCCATGGCACCGCTGCCGAGGGGCATGACGTCCGCGCGGGCGTAGGCCTGGCGGAAGCGCTCGGCGTCGCGCGTGAACATCTCGAAGTAGGCGAGCATGTGGTGGGCGAAGAGGACGGGCTGGGCGCGCTGGACGTGCGTATAGCCGGGGAGGATGACGCCCTGGCTGTTGGCGGCGCGGTCGAGCAGCGCCTGCCGGAGGGCCTTCAGCCCGGCGACGGTCTGCCGGATAACGTCCTTGGTGTAGAGGCGCACGTCGGTGGAGACCTGGTCGTTGCGCGAGCGGGCGGTGTGCAGCCTGCCGGCGGCCTCGCCGATCTTGTCGTGCAGGCGGCGCTCGATGTTCATGTGAACGTCCTCGAGCTCGGCCTTCCACGGGAAGCTCCCGGTCTCGATCTCCTGCCGGATCTCCTCCAGGCCGCGGACGATGTCGTCCACATCCGCCTGCGTGATGATCCCCTGCCTGCCCAGCATCCGCGCGTGGGCGATGGAGCCAGCGATGTCCTGCCTGTACAGGCGGCGGTCGTACTGGTAGGAGAGCGTGTAGTCGATGGGGTTGTAATTGTTGGTCACGATGCAGTCTCGCGTTGGGTTATGGAGAGCCACGGATAGTATATGGGATTTTGCGGCGGTGCGGGCGGGCGTATGATGTGGAGGTGGAACCATCCATCGTGCTGTTCGACGGCGTGTGCAACCTGTGCAACAGCTCGGTGCAGTTCATCATCGACCGGGACCCGAAGCGGCGGTTTGTGTTTGCGTCGCTGCAGTCGGAGGTGGGGAAGGCGGTGTTGGCAGGGGCCGGTATCGATGATGAGTGGGCGGGAGAGAGCGTTGTGCTGGTCACCGGGGGGCGGGCGCACCGCGAGTCCGGGGCCGCGCTGCGCATTGCGCGGCGGCTGAGGGCGCCGTGGCCGGCGCTGTACGCGCTGATCGCCGTGCCGCCGTTCCTACGCAACGCCGTGTACAGGCTCGTGGCGCGTAACCGCTACCGGTGGTTCGGCCGGCGGGACGTCTGCCGGGTGCCGGGGCCGGGCGATGAGGAGCGGTTTTTGGGGTGATGGTGGGAGGGTGAGACGAGCGGGGAGCAAATTGTCCCTCTGACTGCATAATGTTAGGATGTTGCTAAGATAGAAAGTGGACCAGACCCTTAGCCACAGATTTACCCGCAGAACCAGGATTCCTACATGAAGGTAATAGATCTTTTTTCAGGCGCGGGAGGCTTGTCGCTGGGAGTGAAGCGCGCTGGTTTCGAGATAGTGGCGTGCGTGGAAATCAATCGCGACGCGATGGACACTTACATAAGCCATGACGCTGACGCCACCCACTTCAATCAGGATGTGCGGTCGGTCGACTTCAGGAGATATCGTGGCATTGCCGATCTAGTTATTGGTGGTCCGCCGTGCCAGCCATTCTCTGTTGGAGGACTGCGGAGGGCCAGCGACGATTCTAGGGACATGATTCCGGAGTTCATTCGATGTCTTGATGAAGCGCAACCGGAAGTGTTCCTGCTGGAAAACGTGCCCGGGCTTCTCCTTAAGAGGGCGCGACCATATTTTGAGTCCGTGCTGACGAGGCTTGCTTCGCGTGGCTACATATTGAATTGGGCCGTGTTGAACTCCGCTGACTATGGAATTCCGCAGAGACGACGACGGCTCTTCGTGATGGGTTCGAAGCGCAACCAACTTAAGTTCCCGCAGCCTTCGCATGGCCCTGACGCAAGCGTCCCTCACGTAAGAGCTCTCGATATCTTAGGCAATGAGCCAATCGGTGAAGCGCCAAATTGTCAAGTTAAATTCGCCAAGTTCCCTGATTTGCGCCCAAGCCCGTACGCAGGGCATATCTACAATGGCGGCGGCAGGCCAATAGACCCGGACGGTCCGAGCCACACTATCTTAGCTTCGTCCGGTGGATACAAAACTCATTGGATAGACACAGAGAATGTTGCGCCGGACTATCATAGGTATCTCATGTCCGGAGGCCCCCCTCGTGCAGGGGCTGTGCCCGGTGCAAGGCGGCTCAGTGTGGAAGAATGTGCAATCCTGCAGACTTTTCCAAGGGAACTCAAATTTCGTGGCCGGCGTTCGGCTCAGTACATCCAAGTGGGAGATGCCGTCCCTCCGGATTTGGCTTATTCGGTTGCCGTGTCCTTGAGAGATCAAATGCAAGGCGCTTCGTTGTCTGGCAGTATGAAGGAGGCTTTCGCAAGGACAAGCATTCAAGGGAGATTCTACTTTTGAGTGAGAGAAACGGAAGCGTCGAGAACGCCGTGGATTTGCTGTTAAGCTTGGTTGACAAACTGGCCGCGGGTGGGGAGTTAGAGAAACCAATACCAAGTACTCTCGCGGATCTATTCGACAGCCATGTCAAAGGGCAAGCGGGCAGCATCAAATTGGCCTGTGCCTTTTTGGTTGCTTATTCTGTGGTTGACCGAAAATGGAACGGCAAATCGGTTCCGGTGGGTATTCGGGGGAAATACGGCGACGAGAAATTTGCGACTGAATTGAACAGAAGGTATGTGACATTCCATGGGCAAATTGTAGCTTTCGGTGAAAATCTGGGTTGGAAAGGTGCGGTGAAGCAGTTTGATTTGTCAAAGGACAAGCGCTTTGCGCCCTTTCTTGCAAAGCTGAAGATCTTGACCCAGGAAGACCGCCGGATGCTAGTTGATCATGTTGCTTGGAGGATAGCCGATTCACGTACTCTTCCAAAGGCCTTGCCACCTCTTCCCAGCACATATCTTTCATACGCAAGAAGTCTTGACCTCTGTCACCGTATTCTTGATATGCACACCGAAGGCCACGTTCAACAATTCCTAGTCGCGGCCTTCTTGGAAGAACACAGAAAGCGCTTCGGCCACAAAATTGTTACCCATCATCCACATGCTCCAGACAAATTTGACCGTACCGCCGGTGACATTGAAGAGTTCCGTGAAAACATGCTGCTGGCTGCCTATGAAGTGACCGTCAGATCGGATTAGAAGAATAGGGTCACCGACTTCGAGAAAAAAGCTGCTTTTGGGAAATTGAAGAGGTACGTCATATTTGCGGCGAACGTACGGTCCGACAAAGATCTCTATCCAGCCTCCCGCCTTGTGGAATTCGTGGATAAGGCTGCCATCGACTTGGCGGTAGTGGACATCTCGGACTTTTTCGCAGTGTTTTGTGCAGAGTTGAACCGAGACGAATTGCTATCGGCGTTCAACAGGACTTATCAGATGCTTGCAGATCCTAATTTGTCCGGGCGAGAGGAATTCATGGCCGCTTACCGGGAAGTCACTAACGAATGGCAAGAAGTTTTGCGTTAACTTATCTAACCGGTTCGCATGCTGCCCATCATCCCCCTCTCCTTGCCCCGTCTCCCCCTCAGTGCTATATTTCTCCTCCATGTGGTAACCTAACCTGAAATCTGGTTTTCGGAAGCTGTGCACTCTCTGAAGAAAGCATGAGGTTGTGTAGATGTGCGGTATTAGCGGTCTCCTGTACAAGAACGACCGGAAGCGCGGGCAATCCAGCATCGGCGCGGATTTGACGAAGATGCTGGACTCGATGGCCCACCGGGGCAAGGACTCCAGCGGCTTCACCATCGGCGGTGAGGACATTCCGGACGACTACATCATCCGCGTGTGGACGGAGGACGAGGAGCATGCGAAGGATGTCCTCGCCCGGGCGGAGGAGTCCGTGGCGAAGGTTGGCGGCGTGGTCAACACGAAGCACGCCGTGGGGCAGTTCCTGCGCATGACGGTCAACTACGAGGGCGAGGTGCCCGACCTGGCGGCGGCGCTCCTCAAGACGAAGGGCGTCGAGGTGCACAGCATCGGTGAGTCGTCCGAGGTTATCAAGGACGTTGGCACCGCGACCGACATGGACCACAAGCACCACCTGAGCAAGTACCGTGGCACGCACGGCATCGGCCACGTGCGCATGGCGACCGAGAGCAAGGTGGACATCACCCACGCGCACCCCTTCTGGGCGTACCCGTTCCCGGATATCACCGTCGTCCACAACGGCCAGCTAACGAACTACCACAAGCTGAAGCGCCACCTTGAGGACAACGGCCACCACTTCCAGACGCACAACGACTCGGAGATAATCTCCGTGTTCCTCGCGGATACGCTGTCCAAGGGCGCGACTCTTGAGGAGGCGCTGAAGGAGTCGCTGACGGCGCTGGACGGCACGTTCACGTACCTGGTTTCCACGCGCGACGGCATCGGCTGCGCGAAGGACAAGTGGGCAGCGAAGCCCCTGGTCATAATGGAGACCGAGGACACCGTCGCGATTGCGTCGGAGGAGGTCGCGCTGCGGCGCGTCTTCTCTGAGGAGATAAACCGCGTCGAACCGCAGGAGAACGAGGTGATGGTTTGGTCAGTCTAGACGCGAGCAAGATGACGGTCACAGAGGTTAACCAGGCGATCAAAACAGCAGCCAAGAAGGGCGAGGAGATTACGGTCCTGAACCCCCAGGCGCAGCACAACATTGCCGTGTGTGTGCTCGAGAAGTGCAAGATCGATATCAAGGGCAGCGTGGGCTACTACAGCGCCAGCCTGCTCGACGGTCCGGATGTTGTCATCGAGGGCAACGCCGGGTGGGCTATGGGCGAGAACCTGATGAGCGGCAAGATCACGCTAAAGAAGGATGCCGGCGCGTCCGTGGGCGCGAGTATGCGCGGCGGCGAGATCGTCATCGGCGGCAACGCGGGAGCGCGGGCCGGCATCGCGATGAAGGGCGGGACGATGATCGTCCGTGGCAACACCGGCTTCCTGACCGGTTTCATGATGCAAAAGGGCAATATAATCGTGTGCGGAGACGTCGGCGAGGCCGTCGGCGACTCTATGTACGAGGGTGTCATCTACGTCGGCGGCAAGATAGGCTCGCTCGGCGCCGACGCAAAGGTGGAGGTGCCCTCCGAGGGCGAGCTGATCTCGATATGGAACGAGCTTGAGCGCAACGGCATAACGGAAAAGCCGCGCTTCAAGAAGGTGGTCTCAGAGAAAAAGTTCTACCACCTGGACAAGCTGGAAAGAATGGAAAAGACGGTACTTTAGGGGTGCTGGGTGCTAGGTTCTGGGTGCCGGGTCCGAACCGAAACCCGGGACCGTACACCCGGCATTCGGCTGTTCACCCAGCCCCTAGCACCCAGCACCTAGCACCCTTGATTGGAGATTCCCATGGTATTCCCAAGCAGTCAGATATTCACGCCGCACGTGATGGATGACATCCACGCAAAGGCGCAGCTCGGCCGGTACCGCATACGCGGCTTCGCCACCTTCCAGAAGGTGACGCACTTCGACGACCTTACCTTCCTCTCGACGGGCCTGACCCGCTTCCCGCTTGAGGGGTACAAGGAGAAGTGCGAGACGCGCGTCACCATCGGCGCGCGGTACGCAAAGGAACCGCTGGTACTCGAGACGCCCATCTACATTACCGGCATGAGCTACGGCGCTCTCTCCGGCAACGCAAAAGAGGCGCTCGGCCGCGCCGCGGCTATGGTCGGCACCGCGAGCTGCACAGGCGACGGCGGCATGTACCCGCCTGAGCGGGAGGCCTCAAAGAAGCTCATCTACCAGGTGCTGCCCAGCCGCTACGGCTACAACCCCCACCACCTCGTCCAGGCACAGGCGCTGGAGATCGTCGTGGGCCAGGGCGCGAAGCCCGGCACCGGCGGCATGCTGATGGGCATGAAGATCCTGGACCACATCGCGGAGATGCGCGACCTGCCGGCGGGCATCGACCAGCGCAGCCCGACGCGCCACCCGGACTGGCTTGGCCCCGACGACCTGGCGATCAAGATCGACCAGCTCCGCGAGGCGACGGACGGGCGCATCCCCATCCACGTCAAGCTCGGCGCGTGCCGCGTGACGGACGACGTCAAGCTGGCCGCGAAGGCGGGCGCCGACGCGATCGTGATAGACAGCATGGTGGCGGGCACCGGCGCGTCGGCAGAGGTCCTCCTCGACCACAGCGGCATCCCGACCGTCCCGGCGATCGTCATGGCCCGCGAGGCCCTGCGCGACATGGGGCTGTACGGCAAGGTCAGCCTGATTGCCTCCGGCGGCATCCGCAGCGGCGCGGACGCGGCGAAAGCCCTGGCCCTGGGCGCGGACGCCGTCGCGATAGGCATCGCGGCGCTGATCGCCCTGAACTGCAACAAGGAGCTTCCCGGCGTGACCGACTTCCAGAAGGAGGTCGGCGTGCCGGCCGGCATGTGCCACCACTGCCACACCGGGAAGTGCCCCGTCGGCATCACGACGCAGACGCCGCACCTGGTCAAGCGCCTGGACCCGCAGGAGGGCGCGGAGCGCGTCGCCAACTTCATCAACTCGATGACGATGGAGATGGCGCTCCTGACCCGCTCGCTCGGCAAGAGCAGCGTCAAGAGTCTCGAGCCGGAGGACCTGGCGGCGCTGACAATCGAGGCGTCCGCGATGGCGCGCGTGCCGTTGGTGGGGACGAACAAGGTCTACTAGGAAACGTTCAGCACGGCGGCCAACCGGCGGCTATGCGTTCTGTAGCCTGCACGATTTATCGTGCAGGCCCGGTTCACCGGCCCAGCCTGGTGCGCAACGCGAGCGCGATGAATCGCGCGGGCTAAAAGGGTACAAGGGAAGGTCGATTCGACGGCGCTATAACCACAATTTGGGAGCAGGCAAACAAAGGCATGACGACATCTCCCTGCGATGTGTGCCAGCGCATCGAGCTGATAAAGCGGAACGAGAACCCGCACTTCGTCAAGGAGATGAAGACCGGGTACGTTGTCCTGGGCCAGAAGCAGTTCTTCCGCGGCTACACGGTCTTCCTCAGCAAGCAGCACATCTTCGAGCTGCACGAGCTGGACAGGGAGTCGCGGCAGCTTTTCCTGAACGAGATGTCGTTGGTCGCGGAGGCTGTTTACCGCGCGTTCAAACCGGTAAAGATGAATTACGAGCTCCTCGGCACCGGCACCCCGCACATGCACTGGCACCTGTTCCCGCGCCACAAGGACGACCCTCTGCCGGGCCGCCCGGTCTGGTACATCCCGGACGAGGTCAGAGACTCGCCAAAGTCGATACCGACGGACGCGCAGCGGAACGCGCTAAAAAAGAGCTGCGCGCAGCACCGGATAGCCTCTCCTGATATGTAGCCCGCCGAATCATTATTGTGGGCTGTGGAAGCACCGACCAAACCAGATACATCACCACCACCTTACCAAGGAGTCCAGCACGATGACGAAGCGCGAAGACATCCGACGGCAGATGGACAAGGACGGCATCCAGTACATCCTGGTGCAGTTCGTCGATATCAACGGCGCGGCGAAGTGCAAGATGGTGCCCGTGCGTCACTTCGACGACGTTATCGACGAGGGCGCGGGCTTCGCTGGGGCGGCGGTGCTGGGGATGGGGCAGGGACCGCACTCGCACGACATGCTCGCGCGCATCGACCTGGACACCTACAGCGTCGCGCCGTGGGAGACGGGGGTAGCGCGGTTCGCGGCGGACCTGTTCGTGGACGGCCAGCCGTACCCGTACTGCCCGCGCCAGAACTTCAAACGCGTGCTCGGGGATGCAAAGGAGCAGGGCTACATCTTCAATGTGGGCGTCGAGCCTGAGCACTTCCTGGTGACGCGCGACGAAAAGGGCAAGGTGGCGATCTGGGACCCTGACAAGCTGGACACGCTGTCGAAGCCGTGCTACGACTTCAAGGGCATCTCCGGCGCGATGGGCTACCTCCGGGACCTCATGGACGGGATGACGCGCGTGGGCTGGGACACCTACCAGTCCGACCACGAGG
The sequence above is drawn from the SAR202 cluster bacterium genome and encodes:
- the hemL gene encoding glutamate-1-semialdehyde-2,1-aminomutase translates to MSRERSKEMYAAARQVIPGGVNSPARSWRSVGGEPLFIAKAKGPRIWDVDGNSYIDYVASWGPMILGHAPDAVIAAIKQTAERGTSYGAPTEMETTLAQLVVKAMPSIEMVRFVSSGTEAGMSALRLARAFTKRDKIIKFDGGYHGHADALLVSAGSGAAAHGIPDSAGVTASFAKDTLVSEFNDIESVEKHFKAFPDQIAAIIVEPIPANMGVVIPKSGFLEGLRKTADRYGALLIFDEVITGFRVGYGGAQALYGVKPDITCLGKIIGGGMPVGAYGGRRDVMQTVSPLGPMYQAGTLSGNPVAMAAGIATLEALAKPGVYEALEAKGFRLAWGLQKAFKKSVTINRVGSMMTVFFTTSPVTAWQSVATTDKAAYGRFFHKMLEEGVYLAPANFEAFFVSTAHTDADIDATVAAAGRVVGKGI
- a CDS encoding ribulose-phosphate 3-epimerase, producing MLSKGRIKIAPSILSADFSRFGEQVAEASKGGADMVHVDVMDGHFVPDITFGPKMVKAIRRWTDLPLDVHMMVSRPQDFIKDLADGGANIVTVHAEVGGHLHRTLQQIKSAGLKAGLALSPATPVAALEYLLPDLDMVVVMTVNPGYGGQSFIESQVSKIARIRALIDQRRLPTELEVDGGINPTTIRTAVAAGATVLVAGNAVYAGEGGVAESITRLRKAATTAGAKTV
- the argH gene encoding argininosuccinate lyase, producing the protein MVPPPHHTPARTAAKSHILSVALHNPTRDCIVTNNYNPIDYTLSYQYDRRLYRQDIAGSIAHARMLGRQGIITQADVDDIVRGLEEIRQEIETGSFPWKAELEDVHMNIERRLHDKIGEAAGRLHTARSRNDQVSTDVRLYTKDVIRQTVAGLKALRQALLDRAANSQGVILPGYTHVQRAQPVLFAHHMLAYFEMFTRDAERFRQAYARADVMPLGSGAMAGVPYNIDRYTVAGELGFTAISANSMDAVSDRDFLLDFQSAAAIAMMHLSRMAEELVFWSSEEFGFIKMSDTYTTGSSIMPQKRNPDYAELARGKTGRVYGNLMGLLTMMKGLPMTYNRDMQEDKEGFFDTVDTLIPTITVTTGMIETMELRPKRMYEAAQASNVLATDIADYLVEKGLPFREAHGIVKRLSAYAVEHGKKLHELPLETYQKFSMHFEGSVLALSVESSIEARDVPGGTAPARVDQALAEARERLKAEHAL
- a CDS encoding thiol-disulfide oxidoreductase DCC family protein — translated: MEVEPSIVLFDGVCNLCNSSVQFIIDRDPKRRFVFASLQSEVGKAVLAGAGIDDEWAGESVVLVTGGRAHRESGAALRIARRLRAPWPALYALIAVPPFLRNAVYRLVARNRYRWFGRRDVCRVPGPGDEERFLG
- the dcm gene encoding DNA (cytosine-5-)-methyltransferase — encoded protein: MKVIDLFSGAGGLSLGVKRAGFEIVACVEINRDAMDTYISHDADATHFNQDVRSVDFRRYRGIADLVIGGPPCQPFSVGGLRRASDDSRDMIPEFIRCLDEAQPEVFLLENVPGLLLKRARPYFESVLTRLASRGYILNWAVLNSADYGIPQRRRRLFVMGSKRNQLKFPQPSHGPDASVPHVRALDILGNEPIGEAPNCQVKFAKFPDLRPSPYAGHIYNGGGRPIDPDGPSHTILASSGGYKTHWIDTENVAPDYHRYLMSGGPPRAGAVPGARRLSVEECAILQTFPRELKFRGRRSAQYIQVGDAVPPDLAYSVAVSLRDQMQGASLSGSMKEAFARTSIQGRFYF
- a CDS encoding glutamine amidotransferase, with the protein product MCGISGLLYKNDRKRGQSSIGADLTKMLDSMAHRGKDSSGFTIGGEDIPDDYIIRVWTEDEEHAKDVLARAEESVAKVGGVVNTKHAVGQFLRMTVNYEGEVPDLAAALLKTKGVEVHSIGESSEVIKDVGTATDMDHKHHLSKYRGTHGIGHVRMATESKVDITHAHPFWAYPFPDITVVHNGQLTNYHKLKRHLEDNGHHFQTHNDSEIISVFLADTLSKGATLEEALKESLTALDGTFTYLVSTRDGIGCAKDKWAAKPLVIMETEDTVAIASEEVALRRVFSEEINRVEPQENEVMVWSV